A stretch of the bacterium SCSIO 12827 genome encodes the following:
- the dacB gene encoding D-alanyl-D-alanine carboxypeptidase/D-alanyl-D-alanine-endopeptidase yields MPAICALALTACAGSPAAVETDPVTALGPTAEISFVVIDAETGAVTAAQAADRPMPPASTAKIATMVSALELLGPDFRFQTRVLATGAPDAAGTLTGDLVLAGGGDPLLTPQDLYGLAVRLRDLGLKRFTGRFLYDETLLPALPAINPDQPAEARYNPGISALSVDFNRWRLKWHRNGHGSPPTLTRLPPLDSHRATPDDHPQGPGRELLWNGRAWTLGADAGLDGDRFLPVKAPGRATAELFRRLAAQTGIDLPAPQPGPTSEGGRVATAIAGLPLAEVARLGLEHSNNLVSELVGLTAARLLGGRPDTLDASAAALSGWLRKAVGGTVKNVDWRGWDLPNHSGLSRHARVTANQMAAVLRFAHGRRYGGWPFASLLPTAGFRKAFRDRFLTETAAGRIWAKTGTLHYAKGLVGYLMGADGRTKVFALYIADPTARLNYDALDDAARNGPTAQADALTWIDAAERAEQAIVLDWLARF; encoded by the coding sequence TTGCCGGCGATCTGCGCACTGGCGCTGACGGCCTGCGCCGGGTCGCCGGCAGCAGTCGAGACCGATCCCGTCACGGCCCTGGGGCCGACCGCCGAGATCTCCTTCGTCGTCATCGACGCCGAAACCGGCGCCGTAACAGCGGCCCAAGCGGCGGACCGGCCGATGCCCCCCGCCTCCACCGCCAAGATCGCGACCATGGTTTCGGCTCTTGAATTGCTGGGCCCCGATTTCCGCTTCCAGACCCGCGTGCTGGCGACCGGTGCGCCGGATGCCGCCGGAACGCTTACGGGCGATCTGGTGCTGGCCGGCGGTGGTGACCCCTTGCTGACGCCGCAGGACCTGTACGGCCTGGCGGTGCGGCTTCGTGACTTGGGCCTGAAACGCTTCACGGGCCGCTTCCTCTATGACGAAACCCTGCTGCCCGCCCTGCCCGCCATCAACCCGGACCAGCCGGCCGAGGCCCGCTACAACCCGGGCATCAGCGCGCTTTCGGTCGACTTCAACCGCTGGCGCCTCAAATGGCATCGGAACGGGCACGGATCACCCCCCACACTGACCCGCCTGCCGCCCTTGGACAGCCACCGCGCGACCCCCGATGACCACCCACAAGGCCCGGGCCGCGAACTTCTATGGAACGGCCGCGCCTGGACGCTGGGCGCCGATGCCGGCCTGGACGGTGACCGCTTCCTGCCCGTGAAGGCGCCGGGAAGGGCCACGGCGGAACTGTTCCGCCGGTTGGCGGCGCAAACCGGGATCGACCTGCCGGCCCCACAACCGGGACCGACATCCGAGGGTGGCCGCGTCGCCACCGCAATCGCCGGTCTGCCGCTGGCCGAGGTCGCGCGACTGGGCTTGGAGCATTCCAACAATCTCGTCTCGGAACTGGTCGGCCTGACCGCAGCCCGCCTGCTGGGTGGGCGCCCGGATACCCTGGACGCCTCGGCCGCCGCGCTGTCCGGCTGGCTGCGGAAGGCCGTCGGCGGCACCGTCAAAAATGTCGATTGGCGGGGCTGGGACCTGCCCAACCATTCAGGCCTGTCGCGTCATGCCCGCGTCACGGCCAACCAGATGGCGGCGGTGCTGCGCTTTGCCCACGGACGGCGATATGGCGGCTGGCCGTTCGCCAGCCTGCTGCCCACGGCCGGGTTCCGCAAGGCGTTCCGCGACCGGTTCCTGACCGAGACCGCCGCCGGGCGCATCTGGGCCAAGACCGGCACGCTCCACTACGCCAAGGGACTGGTGGGATACCTCATGGGGGCGGACGGGCGGACGAAGGTCTTCGCCCTCTATATCGCCGACCCGACGGCGCGGCTCAACTATGATGCGTTGGATGATGCCGCCCGCAACGGGCCGACGGCACAGGCCGATGCCCTTACCTGGATCGACGCGGCGGAACGGGCGGAACAGGCCATTGTCCTGGACTGGTTGGCGCGCTTTTAA
- a CDS encoding PAS domain-containing protein, giving the protein MENTGMIEITNACIAVENLTTPELREFFSYWENLRGAKFAPSWTDVELIDMPAKLLPYLAVVEVRPAPLDFVYAFYGTGYMALKARDLTGRSIMETRPNENAQVIFEQYRRTLEARKPLAFRRTVAGAIAGKNGNPTQTTLRLPLSADGEGVQRIMSLSDLRDNPAMRDFYETYGRDRPHRPAAMISGAHAG; this is encoded by the coding sequence GTGGAAAACACGGGCATGATTGAAATTACGAATGCCTGTATTGCTGTTGAAAATTTGACGACACCCGAACTGCGCGAATTTTTTTCTTATTGGGAAAACTTGCGCGGCGCCAAGTTCGCGCCATCTTGGACCGATGTCGAACTGATCGATATGCCGGCCAAACTGCTGCCTTACCTGGCGGTGGTTGAGGTCCGCCCCGCCCCGCTGGATTTTGTTTATGCGTTTTACGGCACCGGTTACATGGCGCTGAAGGCGCGGGATTTGACGGGCCGCTCCATCATGGAAACGCGTCCCAATGAGAACGCGCAGGTAATTTTCGAGCAATACCGGCGCACCCTTGAAGCCCGCAAGCCGCTGGCGTTCCGCCGCACGGTCGCGGGCGCCATCGCGGGCAAGAACGGAAATCCGACGCAGACCACCTTGCGGTTGCCGCTGTCAGCCGATGGCGAAGGGGTTCAACGGATCATGTCGCTGAGCGACTTGCGGGACAATCCGGCCATGCGTGATTTCTACGAAACCTATGGTCGTGACCGCCCCCACCGCCCGGCCGCCATGATAAGCGGCGCCCACGCCGGTTAG
- a CDS encoding haloacid dehalogenase type II, whose product MADQKDFNNVKAVVFDTFGTITDWRGSVTRMGEALAKKKGIEGVDWEAFARAWRAGYRPGLHRVISGQRAWTPLDVIHRERLDEILVEFGIADRFTEDEKADLNMFWHRLSPWPDSIPGLLRLKTKFLIAPLSNGSLMLLANMAKHAGLPWDFIYSSDMHMAYKRDPEVYRNAVRLLGVKPEEVMMGAAHNDDLEAARKEGLRTAYINRPTEYGVDQVKDFEATSDYDVIVDSVEDLAIALGC is encoded by the coding sequence ATGGCGGACCAGAAAGATTTCAACAACGTGAAGGCCGTCGTGTTCGACACCTTCGGGACGATCACCGATTGGCGCGGGTCGGTCACCCGCATGGGCGAAGCCCTGGCCAAGAAAAAGGGCATCGAGGGCGTCGACTGGGAAGCCTTCGCCCGGGCCTGGCGGGCCGGCTATCGGCCGGGCTTGCATCGGGTGATTTCAGGTCAGCGTGCCTGGACGCCGTTGGACGTCATCCACCGCGAACGCCTGGACGAGATCCTGGTCGAATTCGGCATCGCCGACCGTTTCACGGAGGACGAAAAGGCCGATCTCAACATGTTCTGGCACCGCCTGTCGCCCTGGCCCGACAGCATCCCCGGTCTGCTGCGCCTGAAAACCAAGTTCCTGATCGCGCCGCTGTCCAACGGGTCATTGATGCTGCTGGCCAACATGGCCAAACATGCGGGCCTGCCCTGGGACTTCATCTATTCGTCGGACATGCACATGGCCTACAAGCGCGACCCCGAGGTCTATCGCAACGCCGTGCGCCTGCTGGGCGTCAAACCGGAAGAAGTGATGATGGGGGCCGCCCATAACGACGACCTGGAGGCGGCGCGCAAGGAAGGCCTGCGCACGGCCTATATCAACCGGCCAACGGAATACGGCGTCGATCAGGTCAAGGACTTCGAAGCGACCAGCGACTATGACGTGATCGTCGACAGCGTCGAAGATCTGGCCATCGCCCTGGGCTGCTGA
- a CDS encoding ricin-type beta-trefoil lectin domain protein, producing the protein MSLTAVEVSAETLPGRPICGGAVGNQIQPACDRQPAKFISKARRDCPRGSFFDIGTWACFQCPPGYQRTANSVTEWDACSKDVPDQTARAKYESRASCPPGAFVDPRNGGECWSCPSGYGRTLAAVDAWDACGAVLKDAKAATFRGKACKNGWYDPRKGGECWSCPRGFIRTAAAVDQHNACLREVDLQPAKRTAALTCEAGDHFDLIDGGTCWRCPTNYVRTVMGVKTREACENLSLQWDVPNRNLPGLFRLKGAEALAIEIIRDRDQLNLMIAQGAKDLSKNPDVWVKEAWETMAKDPAQSGFLSTAILMKAVNALEKPAAKRSSAERDLIQEIETGIRENRIFLADQARQMYENWIHMRQLTLAANAKRGGMSSVAARIGSPSDFHTMISKTVRGAAAPLANLGIGIVAMSNATRHIPTFKVFAPHGGKLIKQVLYTGEKVAKVVIKKGVTTAGSSAANIAAAAAGPMAILTATMITLQMGIEEIAESEKMRITIADNLRLAAQQVRLEEFIQQKDGFEQVMHHWGIITSAPSKPSPAFFAAVKGSAGPSQVSGPGQINITTNQVTIPKPGSSSVTIQHGTFKLALNAKPSLCLGSSDGKSLKLVGCADRAAVMWNQNGDVLQAPGGKCMDIAGESTRAGAQIILWNCHGKANQKWQFSSRDELVSGLAGQCADVPGGRLVPGNGLQTWECNRSAAQKWKKLP; encoded by the coding sequence GTGTCTTTGACTGCCGTCGAGGTGTCGGCGGAGACCCTGCCGGGCCGGCCCATCTGCGGTGGCGCCGTCGGCAACCAGATCCAGCCCGCCTGCGATCGCCAACCGGCGAAATTTATCAGCAAGGCCCGCCGTGATTGCCCCCGGGGCTCGTTCTTCGATATCGGCACCTGGGCGTGCTTCCAATGCCCGCCGGGATATCAGCGCACGGCCAACAGCGTGACCGAATGGGATGCCTGTTCCAAGGACGTGCCCGACCAGACCGCGCGGGCCAAGTACGAAAGCCGTGCGTCCTGCCCGCCTGGCGCCTTCGTCGATCCGCGCAACGGTGGCGAATGCTGGTCCTGTCCGTCGGGTTACGGCCGCACCCTGGCGGCGGTTGATGCCTGGGACGCCTGCGGCGCCGTGTTGAAGGATGCCAAGGCGGCAACCTTCCGCGGCAAGGCCTGCAAGAACGGATGGTATGATCCGCGTAAGGGCGGCGAATGTTGGTCCTGCCCGCGGGGCTTCATCCGCACGGCGGCGGCGGTCGATCAGCACAACGCCTGCCTGCGCGAGGTCGACCTGCAGCCCGCCAAGCGCACCGCCGCGCTGACCTGCGAGGCCGGCGACCATTTCGATCTGATCGACGGCGGCACCTGCTGGCGCTGCCCAACGAACTACGTACGCACGGTGATGGGCGTGAAGACCCGTGAAGCCTGCGAGAACCTGAGCCTTCAATGGGACGTGCCCAATCGCAACCTGCCCGGCCTGTTCCGTCTGAAAGGGGCGGAGGCGCTTGCCATCGAGATCATCCGAGATCGTGATCAGCTGAACCTGATGATCGCCCAAGGCGCCAAGGATTTGAGCAAGAACCCGGATGTCTGGGTCAAGGAGGCCTGGGAGACCATGGCCAAGGATCCGGCGCAAAGCGGGTTTCTGTCCACGGCGATCCTGATGAAGGCGGTCAATGCGTTGGAAAAACCGGCGGCGAAGCGGTCATCGGCCGAACGCGACCTGATCCAGGAGATCGAGACGGGCATCCGCGAAAACCGCATCTTCCTGGCCGATCAGGCGCGGCAGATGTACGAGAACTGGATTCACATGCGGCAACTGACCCTGGCGGCCAACGCCAAACGTGGCGGCATGAGTTCCGTTGCCGCGCGTATCGGCTCACCGTCGGATTTCCATACGATGATCTCTAAAACCGTACGCGGTGCCGCCGCGCCGCTCGCCAATCTGGGGATCGGCATCGTCGCCATGAGCAATGCAACGCGGCATATCCCCACCTTCAAGGTGTTTGCGCCGCATGGCGGCAAGCTGATCAAGCAAGTCCTGTATACGGGCGAGAAGGTGGCAAAAGTGGTGATCAAGAAAGGGGTCACCACGGCCGGCAGCAGTGCCGCCAACATTGCGGCGGCGGCGGCGGGGCCGATGGCGATCCTGACCGCGACCATGATCACCCTTCAGATGGGGATCGAGGAAATCGCCGAAAGCGAAAAGATGCGCATCACCATCGCCGACAACCTGCGTCTGGCGGCCCAGCAGGTGCGTCTGGAAGAATTCATCCAGCAGAAAGACGGCTTCGAACAGGTCATGCACCATTGGGGCATTATCACCTCGGCACCGTCCAAGCCGTCTCCGGCGTTCTTCGCGGCGGTGAAGGGCAGTGCCGGACCGAGCCAAGTGTCGGGTCCCGGGCAGATCAATATCACGACCAACCAGGTAACGATCCCAAAGCCGGGCAGCAGCAGCGTGACCATCCAGCATGGAACGTTCAAGTTGGCGTTGAATGCGAAGCCGAGCCTGTGTCTGGGGTCGTCAGACGGTAAATCGTTGAAGCTTGTAGGATGCGCGGACCGGGCCGCCGTGATGTGGAACCAAAATGGTGATGTGCTGCAGGCGCCCGGTGGAAAATGTATGGACATCGCAGGAGAAAGCACCCGGGCGGGCGCCCAGATCATCCTGTGGAACTGCCATGGCAAGGCCAACCAAAAATGGCAGTTTTCGTCGCGGGACGAGCTTGTCTCGGGCCTGGCCGGGCAATGCGCCGACGTGCCCGGCGGTCGCCTAGTGCCGGGCAACGGGTTGCAGACCTGGGAATGCAATCGCTCGGCCGCACAGAAATGGAAGAAACTGCCCTAG
- a CDS encoding AraC family transcriptional regulator — MAHLENHKVMTTADLDDLRDTVNRLAGPHSFEVRGAHQALRADMSATTVGDLGLFHLSFGDVEIEVSSEENDADAFAVCLLTRGVARVREGKTEIDATGDRAVIRDLSRAISGWERDFASFGLVLPKERLQAQARALVGEGVGVCDMDFRRSVDLTTAKGSMFAQTIRYVADMMDGPLRELDNPLLVRQLEDLLLTQALTLLPNTLQDEVLGRPRARAISLHVKRARDHIQAHADTQLSLADLAAVAGCSYRTLQESFQGAYGMSPMTYLRNVRLHRVRAALLSQDGQGSVAQIASTWGFAHMGRFAQDYRRQFGELPSETLRRGK, encoded by the coding sequence ATGGCCCATCTGGAAAATCACAAAGTGATGACCACCGCGGACCTGGACGATCTGCGTGATACGGTCAACCGGTTGGCCGGTCCGCACTCGTTTGAGGTCAGGGGGGCGCATCAGGCGCTGCGGGCCGACATGTCGGCCACCACTGTCGGCGACCTGGGTCTTTTCCATCTCAGCTTCGGCGATGTCGAGATCGAAGTCTCGTCCGAGGAGAACGACGCCGACGCCTTCGCCGTCTGCCTATTGACCCGCGGCGTAGCGCGCGTACGCGAAGGCAAGACGGAAATCGACGCGACCGGGGACCGCGCGGTCATCCGAGATTTGAGCAGGGCGATCAGCGGATGGGAGAGAGACTTCGCGTCGTTCGGTCTGGTCCTGCCAAAGGAACGGTTGCAGGCTCAGGCCCGGGCGCTGGTCGGCGAGGGGGTGGGCGTGTGCGACATGGACTTTCGGCGATCGGTCGACTTGACCACGGCGAAGGGAAGCATGTTCGCGCAGACGATCCGTTATGTGGCGGACATGATGGACGGTCCATTGCGGGAATTGGACAATCCGCTGTTGGTAAGGCAGTTGGAAGACCTGCTTCTGACCCAGGCTCTGACGCTGCTGCCCAACACCCTTCAGGATGAGGTGCTCGGGCGCCCGCGCGCGCGTGCCATTTCCCTGCATGTTAAACGGGCACGTGATCATATCCAGGCCCACGCCGACACGCAGCTCAGCCTGGCGGACCTGGCCGCCGTCGCCGGATGCAGCTACCGGACCCTGCAAGAATCCTTTCAAGGCGCCTACGGAATGTCGCCCATGACCTATCTGCGCAACGTGCGCCTGCATCGGGTTCGTGCCGCGCTGCTGTCCCAAGACGGACAAGGTAGCGTTGCGCAAATCGCGTCCACATGGGGCTTCGCGCATATGGGCAGATTCGCCCAGGACTACCGCCGCCAGTTCGGCGAACTGCCGTCGGAGACCCTGCGCCGCGGGAAGTAG
- a CDS encoding CoA pyrophosphatase: MERTCTVYGVAAGSFPSAAWRNDGRHEDRRHMTPDWLIDRFDALDCDPEVLRGDHDLNPGMGILPDLTPAAVLIPLVERETELTTLFTQRTSHLKHHAGQISFPGGHSDPEDTSAEDTALRETEEEVGLHRSRIRVIGRLAPYITRTGFSVIPVVGLVTPPFDIEPDPHEVEDVFEVPLNFLMDPANHQRHKREVNGTRRDFYAMPYQERFIWGATAGMVKNLYDVLVGDGPDPNFRRDFQGARPAP, encoded by the coding sequence ATGGAGCGCACATGTACGGTATATGGAGTGGCGGCCGGTTCTTTTCCATCGGCCGCGTGGAGGAATGATGGCAGGCATGAGGACCGGCGGCACATGACACCCGATTGGCTGATCGACCGGTTTGATGCGCTGGACTGCGATCCCGAGGTCTTGCGCGGCGACCACGACCTGAATCCCGGCATGGGCATACTGCCGGACCTGACCCCGGCCGCCGTGCTGATCCCGTTGGTCGAGCGCGAAACCGAGCTCACCACCTTGTTTACCCAGCGCACGTCGCATCTGAAGCATCACGCCGGGCAGATCAGCTTTCCCGGCGGCCATTCCGACCCGGAAGACACCTCGGCAGAAGACACGGCGCTGCGCGAGACGGAGGAAGAGGTCGGCCTGCATCGCAGCCGTATCCGCGTTATCGGGCGGCTTGCCCCCTACATCACGCGCACGGGCTTTTCCGTCATTCCCGTGGTCGGGCTGGTCACGCCGCCGTTCGACATCGAACCTGACCCGCACGAGGTCGAGGATGTATTCGAGGTGCCGCTCAATTTCCTCATGGACCCGGCCAACCATCAGCGCCACAAGCGCGAGGTCAACGGCACGCGCCGTGATTTCTACGCCATGCCCTATCAGGAGCGTTTCATCTGGGGAGCCACGGCGGGCATGGTCAAGAATCTCTATGACGTGCTGGTCGGTGACGGCCCGGACCCCAATTTCCGCCGTGATTTCCAGGGCGCGAGGCCGGCGCCATGA
- a CDS encoding lipase: protein MRICFVGDSLTNGTGDHAFLGWPGRICRREVQAGHNITCYNLGIRAETTEMIRRRWRAECTPRLLDSFPGALVFSFGTNDTAEEAGQTRVAAGRSIENARAMIAEAMDWKPTLWIGPPPIDESQQPFQAGPGSPVRMFSNARIADLSAAFAAAAADMGVPYLDLFTALSGDIAWGDAVGDGVHPPDNGYTIIADRVAEWDAWRRWFAA from the coding sequence CTGCGCATCTGCTTCGTCGGCGACAGCCTGACCAACGGCACCGGTGACCATGCCTTTCTGGGTTGGCCCGGTCGGATATGCCGGCGCGAGGTCCAGGCCGGCCATAACATCACCTGCTACAATCTGGGCATCCGGGCCGAGACGACGGAGATGATCCGCAGGCGTTGGCGGGCCGAATGCACACCGCGTCTGCTCGACAGTTTTCCGGGGGCCTTGGTGTTTTCCTTCGGCACCAACGATACGGCGGAAGAGGCGGGGCAGACTCGTGTCGCCGCCGGACGGTCGATCGAGAACGCACGGGCGATGATCGCCGAGGCCATGGACTGGAAGCCGACCTTGTGGATCGGCCCGCCACCGATTGATGAGAGCCAGCAACCGTTCCAGGCCGGGCCCGGATCACCCGTGCGGATGTTCAGCAATGCCCGCATCGCAGATTTATCCGCTGCCTTCGCCGCTGCCGCCGCCGACATGGGGGTGCCCTATCTGGACCTGTTCACGGCGCTGTCCGGGGACATTGCCTGGGGCGACGCGGTGGGTGACGGGGTGCATCCGCCGGACAACGGATACACGATCATCGCCGACCGCGTGGCCGAATGGGATGCTTGGCGGCGGTGGTTTGCTGCCTGA
- a CDS encoding CCA tRNA nucleotidyltransferase, which translates to MSREPLGKLAIDGWLAWPETRRLADVLGRDQLRFVGGCVRDAIAHRPVTDVDAATPLPPEEVMARLEAAGIKVIATGLKHGTVTAVIGARKFEITTLRRDADTDGRHARVEFTDDWIEDAKRRDFTINAMSCTPDGDVYDPFEGMPDLAHGVVRFVGRAGDRVAEDHLRILRFFRFWGGYGRPPADRSALTACRANAAKLKELSGERLRNELLKILTVPQPAEVVRLMQGYGVLDHILPEAGEVTRLRLVNWLTTRGVLMDGVGPDPLRNLAALLDTDADGASAVAQRLRLSNAQADRLLSLTAPAVAPTLDQAALDHEKLLRRIGPETFRDLVILGWAAEIGAATRLPAARSAAWRELLAAAVGWRGRELPIKGGDLIDLGLAPGPCVGEVLGRVETWWEDGGFKADRSTCLAKAKDLIGREE; encoded by the coding sequence ATCAGCCGCGAACCGCTGGGCAAGCTGGCGATCGACGGCTGGTTGGCCTGGCCGGAAACCCGGCGGCTTGCAGACGTGCTGGGCAGGGATCAGCTGCGCTTCGTCGGCGGCTGCGTGCGCGACGCCATTGCCCACCGCCCGGTGACCGATGTCGACGCGGCGACGCCGCTGCCGCCCGAAGAGGTCATGGCGCGGCTTGAAGCCGCCGGGATCAAGGTGATTGCCACGGGCCTCAAGCACGGCACGGTGACCGCCGTGATCGGTGCGCGAAAATTCGAGATTACGACACTGCGCCGCGACGCGGATACGGACGGCCGCCACGCGCGGGTCGAATTCACGGACGATTGGATCGAGGACGCCAAACGCCGCGATTTCACCATCAACGCCATGTCCTGCACACCTGACGGCGATGTCTACGATCCGTTCGAAGGCATGCCCGATCTGGCTCATGGGGTGGTCCGCTTCGTCGGCCGGGCCGGCGACCGGGTGGCGGAGGACCACCTGCGCATCCTTCGCTTTTTCCGGTTCTGGGGCGGTTATGGCCGCCCACCTGCCGACCGCAGTGCGCTGACCGCCTGCCGCGCGAACGCGGCCAAGCTCAAGGAACTTTCGGGCGAACGGCTGCGCAACGAACTGTTGAAGATTCTCACGGTGCCGCAACCGGCCGAGGTCGTGCGGTTGATGCAGGGATACGGCGTGCTCGACCATATCCTGCCCGAGGCGGGTGAGGTCACGCGCCTGCGCCTGGTCAATTGGCTGACGACGCGGGGCGTGCTGATGGACGGTGTCGGTCCCGACCCCCTGCGCAATCTGGCGGCCTTGCTGGACACGGATGCCGATGGGGCATCGGCCGTCGCCCAGCGCTTGCGCCTGTCCAACGCCCAGGCGGACCGTCTGCTGTCCCTGACAGCACCCGCCGTGGCGCCGACTCTGGATCAGGCTGCCCTTGACCATGAAAAATTGTTGCGCCGCATCGGGCCGGAAACCTTCCGCGATCTGGTGATCCTCGGCTGGGCTGCCGAGATCGGCGCGGCGACGCGCCTGCCGGCTGCGCGGTCGGCGGCCTGGCGCGAACTTCTGGCGGCGGCGGTCGGCTGGCGGGGGCGGGAACTCCCCATCAAAGGGGGGGACCTTATCGACTTGGGTCTTGCCCCGGGCCCCTGTGTCGGCGAGGTTCTCGGCCGGGTCGAAACCTGGTGGGAAGACGGTGGCTTCAAAGCCGACCGCAGTACCTGCTTAGCCAAGGCCAAGGACCTGATCGGGAGAGAAGAATGA